Proteins co-encoded in one Bremerella sp. TYQ1 genomic window:
- a CDS encoding ATP-binding protein, protein MSPFFESPAYREAVARLEYALQRRDRVAVLTGPLGSGKSTLLEKWTAQLRRGGAIVPYLQTPGTFEHDFLWELATQLKADVGPHTAPPELWFQIREQLTTYSLEQRPVVIVVDHVEEMARETADVLLTLARLHCGSDRGGSLILSVDQAALPTFDQRLIKLADLKIELEAWSPADVAQFAETYRDAYPETPLTLDEAAIEAVSQHSEGLPRVISQILDLSRLALEASESKSLTPETVEAIRDELL, encoded by the coding sequence ATGAGTCCCTTTTTCGAGAGCCCTGCTTACCGGGAAGCGGTTGCCCGCCTGGAGTATGCCCTCCAGCGTCGCGATCGAGTTGCCGTTTTGACAGGCCCTTTGGGAAGCGGCAAATCGACGTTGCTCGAGAAGTGGACAGCGCAGCTGCGACGCGGGGGTGCAATCGTTCCTTATCTGCAAACGCCGGGAACGTTCGAGCATGACTTCCTGTGGGAACTTGCCACCCAACTGAAAGCGGACGTCGGCCCTCACACTGCGCCGCCGGAGCTGTGGTTTCAGATTCGCGAACAGCTGACCACCTATTCGCTCGAACAGCGTCCGGTGGTGATCGTCGTCGATCATGTCGAGGAAATGGCTCGCGAAACGGCTGACGTGCTGCTGACGTTGGCTCGGCTGCACTGTGGCAGCGATCGTGGCGGCTCGCTGATTCTTTCGGTCGATCAAGCGGCATTGCCGACGTTCGATCAGCGATTGATCAAACTGGCCGATCTGAAAATCGAATTGGAAGCGTGGAGCCCCGCAGACGTCGCTCAGTTCGCCGAAACCTACCGCGACGCTTATCCCGAAACGCCGCTTACGCTGGACGAAGCCGCGATCGAAGCGGTCTCGCAGCATTCGGAAGGCTTGCCCCGCGTGATCTCGCAAATCCTCGACCTTTCGCGATTGGCGTTGGAAGCAAGCGAGTCGAAATCGCTCACTCCAGAAACGGTCGAAGCGATCCGCGACGAACTTCTGTAG
- a CDS encoding 16S rRNA (uracil(1498)-N(3))-methyltransferase, translating to MSERFFLDQPPTTEEVTFAEAESQHLAKVMRANVGDMVVGFDGQGTEYEIELTSVGKKKVIGAVRKKVDVSREAARKLTLAVALPKGDRQRWLVEKCVELGVARLVPLLTKRGVAQPVEKAIERLRRAVIEASKQCERNHLMVVEEGQTLEEVLASRPAASFVMHPSGEPFHHETLLPATDVLAIIGPEGGFTDEEVAAAAEQGCQVVSLGPRILRVETAALAMATLVTAIPSA from the coding sequence ATGTCGGAACGTTTTTTTCTCGACCAGCCTCCCACCACGGAAGAAGTGACGTTTGCCGAGGCGGAATCGCAGCACTTGGCCAAAGTGATGCGTGCCAACGTGGGCGACATGGTGGTCGGTTTCGATGGCCAAGGAACCGAGTACGAAATTGAGTTGACTTCGGTCGGCAAAAAGAAGGTGATCGGGGCCGTTCGCAAGAAGGTGGACGTTTCGCGGGAAGCGGCACGCAAGCTGACGCTGGCGGTCGCATTGCCGAAGGGAGACCGACAACGCTGGCTGGTCGAAAAGTGTGTCGAGCTAGGCGTCGCTCGCTTGGTGCCCCTGCTTACCAAACGGGGCGTGGCTCAACCGGTGGAAAAGGCAATCGAGCGACTGCGCCGCGCCGTGATCGAAGCCAGCAAGCAGTGCGAGCGGAACCACTTGATGGTGGTCGAAGAAGGCCAGACGTTGGAAGAAGTCTTGGCGTCTCGTCCCGCTGCTTCGTTCGTGATGCATCCCAGCGGCGAACCGTTTCATCACGAGACACTCCTTCCGGCGACCGACGTGTTGGCGATCATTGGGCCGGAAGGTGGTTTTACCGACGAAGAAGTGGCTGCGGCCGCCGAGCAAGGATGCCAGGTCGTCTCGTTAGGCCCGCGCATCTTGCGAGTCGAAACGGCCGCGTTAGCGATGGCAACGCTCGTTACGGCGATTCCTTCGGCGTAG
- a CDS encoding sugar phosphate isomerase/epimerase, with translation MIRISVQLRSLRQPFRKALETAGQLGADAVEIDLRNELRPEELTQTGIRHLKKIMSDYNLKIASVAFPTRRGYNVLDDLDRRVAATKSAMDAAYQLGAKVLVNHIGGIDEELTAETNTRLLEVLHDLARHADTCGVTFAAKTGQVDGVVLRKFLDQLPEGALGVDFDPGALIINGFSAEESYQALAKYVANVRGKDGVKDLARGRGIEVPLGRGTVDFPLLIASLEEARYKGYICVEREHPEHPVQEVSDGLEFLRNVQIP, from the coding sequence ATGATTCGAATCAGTGTTCAACTCCGCAGCCTTCGTCAACCGTTCCGGAAAGCCTTGGAGACGGCCGGACAACTGGGGGCCGATGCGGTCGAGATCGACCTGCGTAACGAACTTCGCCCTGAAGAACTGACGCAAACCGGTATTCGGCATCTCAAGAAGATCATGTCGGACTATAACCTGAAGATCGCGTCGGTCGCCTTCCCGACACGGCGCGGCTACAACGTGCTGGACGATCTCGACCGACGCGTTGCCGCTACGAAATCGGCGATGGATGCCGCTTACCAACTGGGCGCCAAAGTGTTGGTCAATCACATCGGCGGTATCGACGAAGAGCTGACCGCCGAAACGAATACGCGCCTGCTGGAAGTCCTCCACGATCTGGCCCGGCATGCCGACACGTGCGGGGTCACATTCGCCGCGAAAACTGGCCAGGTCGATGGCGTGGTGCTGCGGAAGTTTCTCGATCAACTTCCCGAAGGTGCGTTGGGAGTCGATTTCGATCCCGGGGCGTTAATCATCAACGGTTTCTCAGCGGAAGAGTCGTACCAGGCTCTCGCCAAGTATGTTGCCAACGTGCGGGGGAAAGATGGCGTGAAAGATCTTGCCCGAGGACGCGGCATCGAAGTCCCCCTCGGCCGCGGTACCGTCGATTTCCCGTTGCTGATCGCATCGCTGGAAGAAGCTCGCTATAAGGGCTACATCTGTGTCGAACGCGAACACCCCGAGCATCCCGTCCAGGAAGTGTCCGACGGTCTCGAGTTCCTCCGTAACGTTCAGATTCCGTGA
- a CDS encoding Nif3-like dinuclear metal center hexameric protein: MANPLKLSSVCEFLERFAPSQLAESWDNVGLLIGDEQQSIEGIVTCLTITPEVVDEAIEADADLIVTHHPLPFRPLKRITSGDTVGKMLLKLIQNNIAVYSPHTAFDSCAQGINQQLATAIGLTDVQPLVPVDLLGVSGPTSQVGSGRWGKLAEGGMPLARVAELAKQVTRAPMVKMVGRGTGDIQTVAVGCGSAGELLGKAIENQVDCLILGETSFHTCLEAKAQNVALILVGHYASERFAVEKLATVLADAFPETEIWGSRQETDPIHFA, translated from the coding sequence GTGGCGAATCCCTTAAAGCTAAGTAGTGTTTGCGAATTTCTCGAACGGTTCGCGCCGTCTCAATTGGCCGAATCGTGGGACAACGTCGGACTGTTGATCGGTGACGAGCAGCAGTCGATCGAGGGAATTGTGACCTGTTTGACGATCACGCCAGAAGTGGTCGACGAAGCGATCGAAGCAGACGCCGATTTGATCGTCACGCATCATCCGCTCCCCTTTCGACCGCTCAAGAGAATCACCAGCGGCGATACGGTCGGCAAGATGCTGTTGAAGCTGATCCAGAATAACATCGCCGTCTACAGCCCTCACACCGCGTTTGATTCGTGCGCCCAGGGAATCAACCAGCAGTTGGCCACCGCGATTGGGCTGACCGATGTTCAGCCGTTGGTACCGGTCGATCTGCTGGGCGTCTCGGGGCCGACTTCGCAAGTGGGGAGTGGGCGATGGGGGAAATTGGCTGAGGGGGGCATGCCGTTGGCTCGTGTCGCGGAGTTGGCCAAACAGGTCACTCGGGCGCCGATGGTAAAAATGGTCGGCCGCGGGACAGGCGACATCCAAACCGTGGCGGTCGGATGTGGTTCAGCGGGCGAACTTCTCGGAAAAGCGATCGAAAACCAGGTCGACTGCCTGATTCTTGGCGAGACCAGCTTTCATACGTGTCTGGAAGCCAAAGCACAAAATGTCGCTTTGATTCTCGTCGGTCATTATGCGAGCGAACGCTTTGCGGTCGAGAAACTGGCCACCGTACTGGCCGATGCGTTCCCCGAGACCGAAATCTGGGGTAGCCGGCAGGAAACCGACCCAATTCACTTTGCGTGA
- a CDS encoding glycosyltransferase family 2 protein gives MTQPEKALIALPVYNEAKTIHAVLDQVVGYGHTVLVVNDGSTDDTLSLLQERDDIIVVTHEKNSGYGAALLTAFRYAEQHSFDVLVTMDCDGQHEPQLIPKFIKACRSVDIVSGSRYLKQFEGQSEPPAQRLFINRRVTSELNRLLGFRLTDAFCGFKAYRVESLKKMDVTETGYAMPLELWVEAAKAGLNIVELPVPLIYLDENRSFGGALDDGSTRLNYYHFVLDRSLARSGLANVGVQTLASC, from the coding sequence ATGACACAGCCTGAGAAAGCCTTGATCGCCCTGCCGGTGTACAACGAAGCCAAGACGATCCACGCGGTTTTAGACCAAGTGGTTGGTTATGGTCACACCGTGTTGGTGGTCAACGACGGCTCGACCGACGACACGCTTTCTCTGCTGCAAGAACGCGACGACATTATCGTCGTAACGCACGAAAAGAATTCTGGTTACGGCGCGGCCCTGCTAACGGCGTTTCGCTATGCCGAACAGCATTCGTTCGACGTACTGGTGACGATGGACTGCGATGGTCAGCACGAACCGCAGTTGATTCCTAAATTCATCAAGGCCTGCCGTTCGGTCGACATCGTTTCTGGAAGCCGTTATCTAAAACAGTTCGAGGGGCAAAGCGAACCGCCCGCCCAGCGGTTGTTTATCAATCGCCGTGTCACGTCGGAGCTGAATCGTCTGTTGGGGTTCCGGCTGACCGATGCGTTTTGTGGCTTTAAGGCTTACCGCGTCGAATCGCTGAAGAAGATGGACGTTACCGAGACCGGCTATGCGATGCCGCTGGAGTTGTGGGTCGAAGCAGCCAAGGCTGGGCTGAACATTGTCGAACTTCCCGTCCCGCTGATCTACTTGGACGAAAATCGTTCGTTTGGTGGAGCGTTGGATGACGGCAGTACCCGGCTGAACTATTATCACTTCGTCCTCGATCGAAGTCTCGCACGTAGCGGCCTGGCGAATGTCGGCGTTCAGACGTTGGCATCTTGCTGA
- the rpiB gene encoding ribose 5-phosphate isomerase B, translating to MKIAIASDHAGYKYKTLIIEHLKSLGHEVVDFGTDSDESCDYPDFIIPAAKAVAAGECERGIVLGGSGNGEAIAANRVHNIRCALTWNVETAQLSRQHNKANMISIGERMTAEGDVLKIVDAWLETEFEGGRHQRRIEKIETLSQN from the coding sequence ATGAAGATCGCCATCGCCTCGGATCACGCCGGTTACAAGTACAAGACGCTTATCATCGAGCATCTGAAATCGCTGGGGCATGAGGTCGTCGATTTCGGGACCGATTCGGACGAATCGTGCGACTATCCCGACTTCATCATTCCTGCTGCCAAAGCGGTCGCTGCCGGAGAATGTGAACGGGGCATCGTCCTGGGCGGCTCCGGAAATGGCGAGGCGATTGCCGCAAATCGAGTCCACAACATTCGTTGCGCACTAACTTGGAATGTGGAAACGGCCCAGCTCAGCCGTCAGCATAACAAAGCGAACATGATCTCGATCGGCGAACGTATGACGGCCGAAGGAGACGTTTTGAAGATTGTCGACGCGTGGCTCGAAACCGAGTTCGAGGGTGGTCGGCATCAGCGTCGGATCGAAAAGATCGAAACGCTCTCGCAGAACTAG
- a CDS encoding biotin/lipoyl-containing protein: MLREDLQPLILPELGLTDILVRTSLWLVPHGSFVREGDRVLEVLAGEVTFDVVSPVSGVLCEQRTEEDDIVCEGQVLGHIRVGA; the protein is encoded by the coding sequence ATGCTACGCGAAGACTTACAACCGCTGATTTTGCCCGAACTTGGTCTCACCGATATCTTGGTGCGCACAAGCTTGTGGCTTGTTCCCCACGGTTCGTTTGTACGTGAAGGGGATCGCGTGCTGGAAGTTCTCGCCGGCGAAGTGACCTTCGATGTGGTTTCACCAGTCAGCGGTGTTCTGTGCGAGCAGCGCACCGAAGAAGACGATATCGTCTGCGAAGGCCAGGTACTCGGGCACATCCGTGTTGGTGCGTAA
- a CDS encoding YcxB family protein, with translation MEVTFENHPADIQAVLSGLSWKDRIRDFVQNLSLVTITWPLFLLFAILNEQVLLGSLAAGVAICIVIMSLLYFRAWTQAVKNAKVIPGQQTLRLHPDYLELSADRGASRRRWNDVPRVQELPDFVTIYIHPVRAYVVPKRYFDSPEQASAFAARVEELRSAAIDTSPPPLSWEQFHADFQFDQLHLIQAAQWQHDPSLLARLRSQGVNADGNNDVPSTWELIKQTVFPLCLVLMLIVLKWYAGITGGFFYYPVLILASLFLLVFGLLLFNRLRFLSERKRDQSADQLVKIWIYEEGLACQTLDDVSLNRWKVFDSIVEDQEAFALFDAQPFIHFAIPKAAIPTTEKQTWLLERIKSFIDTAHGREEEIVLAEVSDNPFQSPMTQ, from the coding sequence GTGGAAGTTACGTTCGAAAATCATCCCGCAGATATCCAAGCTGTTCTTTCCGGACTGTCCTGGAAAGATCGTATCCGGGACTTTGTGCAGAACCTATCACTGGTCACCATCACGTGGCCGCTGTTTCTTCTATTCGCGATCCTCAACGAGCAAGTCCTGCTGGGTAGTCTGGCCGCAGGCGTCGCGATTTGTATCGTGATCATGTCGCTGCTGTACTTCCGTGCTTGGACACAAGCGGTCAAGAATGCGAAGGTGATCCCAGGTCAACAAACGCTTCGCTTGCACCCTGATTACCTCGAACTCTCAGCCGATCGAGGTGCTTCCCGCCGACGCTGGAATGACGTTCCCCGCGTGCAAGAGTTACCCGATTTTGTGACCATCTATATCCATCCTGTCCGGGCGTACGTAGTTCCCAAACGCTATTTCGATTCGCCGGAGCAAGCCAGTGCGTTTGCCGCTCGCGTGGAAGAGCTGCGTAGCGCGGCAATCGACACATCACCACCGCCTCTTTCGTGGGAGCAGTTCCATGCCGACTTTCAGTTCGACCAGCTTCACCTGATCCAAGCAGCCCAGTGGCAGCACGATCCATCGTTGTTAGCTCGACTTCGCTCACAAGGCGTCAACGCCGATGGCAACAACGACGTCCCATCGACGTGGGAACTGATCAAGCAAACCGTCTTTCCGTTGTGCCTGGTGTTGATGTTGATTGTTTTGAAGTGGTACGCAGGCATCACCGGCGGTTTCTTTTATTACCCCGTGCTCATCCTTGCGTCGTTGTTCTTGCTGGTTTTCGGACTGCTGCTGTTCAATCGCCTTCGCTTCTTAAGCGAACGAAAGCGCGACCAATCAGCCGACCAACTGGTCAAGATCTGGATTTACGAAGAAGGGCTGGCATGCCAGACGTTAGATGATGTGTCGCTGAATCGATGGAAGGTGTTCGATTCCATAGTCGAAGATCAAGAAGCGTTCGCTCTATTCGACGCCCAACCGTTCATTCACTTCGCGATTCCCAAGGCCGCCATACCCACGACCGAAAAGCAAACGTGGCTGCTGGAGCGAATCAAATCGTTCATCGATACCGCGCACGGCCGCGAAGAGGAAATTGTCTTAGCGGAAGTTAGTGACAACCCCTTTCAGTCGCCAATGACGCAATAA
- a CDS encoding arylsulfatase: MVRLIAARWLATALCVFAYSTVALADRPNVVLVMTDDQGYGDLGLHGNEVIRTPNIDQFAQQGTQLTQFYCSPVCAPTRASLMTGRYFYRTGVIHTSRGAARMATDEKTLAEVFQDAGYVTGIFGKWHLGDNYPMRPQDQGFLHSLVHKSGGITQAPDQPNDYFDPLLWKDGHPVQAKGYCTDVFFTEAIDFIRLNDQQPFFAYIATNAPHTPLIVDEAAWKRYADKGMDEATAKVYAMVENIDDNFGRLLKTLDELKLRENTIVIFLTDNGPQQKRFNGGLNGRKSMVLEGGIHVPCFVQWPGKLKQPREINTRHAHLDWLPTLIEATGIDADLPHKLDGVSFWPQLSGEQQEVTPRNLFFQVHRGLDPEPYHNAAVLGPRYKLVMNVGSFGRETLAEVPEKQRTGIQLFDLEKDPDEQNNLAAMMPQKVEELTEAYDAWFADVKSSRNFETPPIVLGSVATDSTLLCRYQDGHYEEGRSVGWKVSVDEPLLVQLRLNQEAQPGQKLMVQWLGNVISYEVENLKQPVAALQLPPGTGLLGVWLQEEGKPRQYVSDNSTKGDVVVHPVREME, encoded by the coding sequence ATGGTTCGTTTAATTGCTGCCCGATGGCTTGCAACTGCTCTTTGCGTTTTTGCTTACTCGACCGTTGCACTGGCCGACCGTCCCAATGTTGTCTTGGTGATGACCGACGATCAAGGCTACGGCGATCTTGGATTGCATGGCAACGAAGTCATTCGCACGCCGAATATCGATCAATTCGCTCAACAAGGAACCCAGCTCACGCAGTTTTATTGCAGCCCCGTCTGTGCACCGACGCGAGCCTCGTTGATGACCGGGCGATACTTCTATCGGACTGGGGTCATTCATACGTCGCGCGGGGCGGCTCGCATGGCGACCGACGAAAAAACGTTGGCGGAAGTCTTTCAGGACGCAGGCTATGTTACCGGAATTTTCGGCAAATGGCACTTGGGAGACAATTATCCGATGCGGCCCCAAGATCAAGGCTTTCTGCATAGTCTTGTCCACAAGTCCGGCGGCATAACTCAGGCCCCCGATCAGCCGAACGATTATTTCGATCCGTTGCTATGGAAAGATGGCCACCCGGTGCAAGCGAAAGGGTATTGCACCGATGTCTTCTTCACCGAGGCCATCGATTTTATTCGGCTCAACGATCAGCAGCCATTCTTTGCTTATATTGCGACGAACGCTCCGCACACGCCCTTAATTGTGGATGAAGCGGCCTGGAAACGATACGCCGACAAAGGGATGGATGAAGCGACCGCCAAAGTCTATGCGATGGTCGAGAATATCGACGACAACTTCGGTCGCCTGCTAAAGACGCTCGATGAACTGAAGCTGCGAGAAAACACGATCGTTATCTTTCTGACCGACAATGGTCCGCAGCAAAAGCGATTTAATGGTGGCCTGAACGGTCGCAAGTCGATGGTGCTGGAAGGTGGCATTCATGTCCCTTGCTTTGTGCAGTGGCCTGGCAAGCTGAAACAACCTCGCGAAATCAACACGCGGCATGCGCACCTGGATTGGTTGCCCACATTGATCGAAGCAACCGGCATCGACGCAGACTTGCCGCATAAGCTTGACGGCGTTAGCTTCTGGCCACAGCTTTCAGGGGAGCAACAGGAGGTCACACCACGAAATCTCTTCTTTCAAGTGCATCGCGGACTCGATCCAGAACCATATCACAACGCGGCCGTCTTAGGGCCTCGCTATAAGCTGGTGATGAACGTTGGCAGCTTCGGTCGCGAGACGCTTGCGGAAGTGCCGGAGAAGCAGCGAACAGGCATTCAGCTGTTTGATCTCGAGAAGGACCCGGACGAGCAAAACAATCTGGCGGCGATGATGCCTCAAAAAGTCGAAGAGCTAACCGAGGCGTACGATGCCTGGTTTGCGGACGTGAAGTCGTCACGAAACTTCGAGACGCCGCCGATCGTACTAGGCTCTGTGGCGACCGATTCAACGCTTTTATGCCGCTATCAAGATGGCCACTATGAAGAGGGGCGATCGGTAGGCTGGAAGGTTTCTGTCGACGAACCGCTGCTGGTGCAACTGCGGCTCAATCAAGAGGCCCAGCCGGGGCAGAAGTTGATGGTCCAGTGGCTGGGCAATGTGATATCGTACGAAGTGGAAAACCTCAAGCAGCCGGTTGCGGCATTGCAGTTGCCGCCAGGGACAGGGCTGCTCGGCGTTTGGCTGCAAGAGGAAGGAAAACCACGTCAGTATGTCAGCGACAACTCTACCAAAGGAGATGTCGTCGTGCATCCGGTCCGTGAGATGGAATAG
- a CDS encoding S1C family serine protease: MHAPRVFLTFVLTFVSAMPLLAQEPLATPPSEFQPQWNDRPLELTPDEQRNIYVYEKGNRSVVHITTRSVQIDNFYLMERPAEGSGSGSVLDQQGLILTNFHVIEGAREIRVTLFNGDSYAASLIGQDPVNDIAVLKIDAPKDALHPVQYGDSSRLKVGQKVYAIGNPFGLERTMTIGIISSLNRVLPSRSGRTMKSIIQIDAALNRGNSGGPLFDSSGRLIGMNTAIASRTGDNTGVGFTIPVATIQRVVPQLVKNGRVIRPDIGITRVYQSDEGLTVATVAPGGPADRAGIRGFRLVREQVQRGPFVYEQTRLDRSDADTIVGIDDKPVRSADDLLSVIENKKPGEEVILSLLRRGEKVSVPVQLGLED; this comes from the coding sequence ATGCATGCACCTCGCGTATTTCTTACCTTTGTCTTGACGTTTGTTTCGGCGATGCCACTTCTCGCCCAGGAACCGCTGGCCACGCCTCCGTCAGAGTTCCAACCGCAGTGGAACGATCGACCGCTCGAGTTGACACCAGACGAACAGCGAAACATTTACGTCTATGAAAAAGGGAATCGCTCGGTTGTTCACATCACTACGCGAAGTGTCCAGATTGATAACTTCTATTTGATGGAGCGTCCGGCCGAAGGTTCCGGCAGCGGTAGTGTTCTCGATCAACAAGGGTTGATCCTCACCAATTTCCACGTGATCGAAGGGGCTCGAGAAATTCGCGTGACGCTGTTCAATGGAGACAGCTACGCCGCGTCGCTGATCGGTCAAGATCCTGTCAACGACATCGCCGTTCTGAAAATCGACGCCCCGAAAGATGCCTTGCACCCGGTGCAGTATGGGGATTCTTCTCGGTTGAAAGTAGGCCAAAAGGTTTATGCCATCGGCAATCCTTTTGGCTTGGAACGCACGATGACCATCGGTATTATCTCCAGCTTGAACCGAGTCCTTCCGTCTCGCAGCGGTCGCACGATGAAGTCGATTATCCAGATCGATGCGGCGCTTAACCGCGGGAACTCCGGCGGCCCCCTCTTTGACAGCAGTGGGCGATTGATCGGAATGAATACTGCCATCGCTTCTCGAACAGGAGACAACACCGGGGTCGGATTCACAATTCCCGTTGCCACGATTCAGCGTGTTGTTCCTCAGTTGGTCAAGAATGGCCGTGTGATTCGTCCCGACATCGGGATCACCAGGGTCTATCAATCGGACGAAGGGCTCACCGTGGCGACCGTCGCTCCTGGCGGGCCCGCCGATCGCGCTGGCATTCGAGGGTTTCGCCTAGTCCGAGAACAAGTTCAGCGAGGGCCGTTTGTTTACGAGCAAACTCGCCTGGATCGCAGCGATGCCGATACGATTGTCGGCATCGACGATAAACCCGTTCGTTCGGCCGACGATTTACTTTCGGTGATCGAAAACAAAAAGCCTGGCGAGGAAGTCATCCTCAGCTTGCTGCGTCGCGGCGAGAAAGTTTCGGTCCCCGTTCAGTTGGGCCTGGAAGACTAG
- the ppk1 gene encoding polyphosphate kinase 1, which produces MTQEITARLIDQNLKTTSSETDLTDTSWRDAYSDRDLGWLQFNARVLHEALDPRNPALERVKFLAIFTSNLDEFFMKRIGLLRTRSQAERLKNKVIGPVPVQQRLQEMRQVIIPMLKKRANCFLKDLRPLLSEHSIHLLDWDQLSESQQEKANLFFNRNVYPALTPLALDPGHPFPYMSNLSTSLGFVLRVPDSEENLFARVKVPNILPQWIQLDSEMDDARSYIRLSDLIHNNAEKLFPGMTIIDSTLFRITRNSEVEIEDDDDSESIRTIVAEELRQRKFEPVVRLELSEDPNPWVRSLLMHQFDLSEDDVYEVPGELDYAGMWPLASLDIKELRDEPWNPIVPADLAGEEADIFSVIKSGDFLVHHPYESFDASVEQFIRAAANDPKVIAIKMTVYRVGDDTPFVRSLIRAAETGKQVACLIELKARFDEERNLHWAKELEKIGAHVVYGVLGLKTHTKIALVVRQESDGIRCYAHIGTGNYHVKTARLYTDLGLFTCDPMLTTDVVNLFHALTGRSREPSFQKLLVAPTNMREQFLEKIRREIENKKSGKPAMIIIKVNQLEDPEMCQAIVAASQAGVQVECIVRGFSCLRAGVPGLTENVTIRSIIGRFLEHSRIFYFANGSDDPLEGEFYIGSADWMQRNLSNRVEATTPIELRAHKERLWEIMDVLLKDRRQAWTMNPDGEYEQLTPMDDDSDISRLGSHRTLMLLTQQRLKERIK; this is translated from the coding sequence ATGACGCAGGAAATTACGGCACGCTTGATCGACCAGAACCTGAAGACTACCTCGTCGGAGACCGACCTGACCGACACCTCCTGGCGAGACGCCTATTCCGACCGAGATCTTGGCTGGCTGCAATTTAACGCACGAGTTCTGCACGAAGCTCTCGACCCCCGAAACCCCGCATTAGAGCGAGTCAAATTCCTCGCCATCTTCACGTCGAACTTGGACGAGTTCTTCATGAAGCGTATCGGACTTCTCCGTACACGCAGCCAGGCCGAACGCCTGAAGAACAAAGTGATTGGCCCCGTTCCTGTGCAGCAGCGTCTGCAGGAAATGCGGCAAGTCATCATCCCGATGCTCAAGAAGCGAGCCAACTGTTTCCTGAAAGATCTCCGCCCGCTTCTTTCCGAACACAGCATTCATTTGTTGGACTGGGATCAGCTTTCAGAATCGCAGCAAGAGAAAGCCAACTTATTTTTCAACCGCAACGTTTATCCTGCGTTGACGCCGTTGGCTCTCGACCCTGGCCACCCGTTTCCGTACATGTCGAACCTCTCGACATCGCTTGGCTTTGTGTTGCGTGTACCGGACTCGGAAGAGAACCTTTTCGCGCGCGTCAAAGTTCCCAACATTTTGCCGCAGTGGATCCAACTCGATTCCGAGATGGACGACGCGCGAAGCTACATTCGCCTGTCTGACTTGATCCATAACAACGCCGAGAAACTCTTCCCCGGCATGACCATTATCGATTCGACATTGTTCCGCATCACGCGTAACTCAGAGGTCGAAATCGAAGACGATGACGACTCGGAAAGCATCCGTACCATCGTCGCGGAAGAACTACGGCAACGGAAGTTTGAACCAGTCGTTCGCTTAGAACTCTCGGAAGATCCCAACCCTTGGGTTCGTTCCCTGTTGATGCATCAATTCGATCTCTCCGAAGATGACGTCTACGAAGTGCCTGGCGAACTCGACTACGCTGGCATGTGGCCGCTGGCTTCGCTCGACATCAAAGAGCTGCGAGATGAGCCGTGGAACCCGATCGTTCCTGCCGACTTAGCTGGGGAAGAGGCCGACATTTTCTCGGTCATCAAATCGGGCGACTTCCTCGTACATCATCCGTATGAAAGCTTCGACGCCAGTGTCGAACAGTTCATTCGCGCCGCAGCGAACGATCCCAAAGTGATTGCCATCAAAATGACGGTCTATCGTGTCGGCGACGATACGCCGTTCGTCCGCAGTCTCATTCGCGCGGCAGAAACGGGTAAACAGGTCGCCTGCTTGATCGAACTGAAAGCCCGCTTCGATGAAGAACGCAATCTGCACTGGGCCAAAGAGCTGGAGAAAATCGGTGCCCATGTCGTGTATGGCGTGCTGGGCCTGAAAACACATACGAAGATCGCCTTGGTCGTTCGCCAGGAATCGGACGGCATTCGCTGCTACGCCCACATCGGCACCGGTAATTACCACGTGAAAACGGCACGCCTCTATACCGACTTGGGGCTATTCACGTGCGATCCGATGCTGACGACCGACGTGGTGAATTTGTTCCATGCCCTCACCGGTCGTTCGCGCGAACCAAGCTTCCAGAAGCTGCTTGTTGCGCCGACCAATATGCGGGAACAGTTTCTGGAAAAGATTCGCCGCGAGATCGAGAACAAAAAATCAGGCAAGCCGGCAATGATCATCATTAAGGTGAATCAGCTGGAAGATCCCGAGATGTGCCAGGCGATTGTGGCTGCCTCCCAAGCTGGTGTTCAAGTCGAATGCATCGTACGCGGTTTTTCGTGCCTCCGCGCCGGTGTTCCAGGCCTGACCGAAAACGTCACCATCCGCAGTATCATTGGTCGCTTTCTAGAGCACTCGCGAATCTTCTACTTCGCCAACGGTTCGGATGACCCGCTTGAAGGTGAGTTCTACATCGGTTCGGCCGACTGGATGCAGCGGAATCTCAGCAATCGCGTGGAGGCAACAACCCCGATCGAACTGCGAGCCCATAAGGAACGCTTGTGGGAGATCATGGATGTGCTGCTGAAAGACCGTCGCCAGGCATGGACAATGAATCCTGATGGCGAATACGAACAGCTCACGCCAATGGACGATGACAGCGATATCTCTCGCCTCGGCTCCCACCGCACGTTGATGCTGCTCACGCAACAACGTCTGAAAGAACGCATCAAATAG